The genome window GATGCCAGTAGAAGATGTATTCTCTATTCAAGGTCGTGGCACGGTGGTAACGGGTCGTATTGAGACGGGTATCATCAAGGTTGGCGACGAGATTGAGATTGTTGGCATGAAGGATACGACAAAGACGACGTGTACGGGTGTTGAGATGTTCCGTAAGCTACTTGACGAAGGCCGTGCAGG of Ostreibacterium oceani contains these proteins:
- a CDS encoding EF-Tu/IF-2/RF-3 family GTPase, producing the protein GDTSEIGVPSIERLVAEMDAYIPEPERDTDKPFLMPVEDVFSIQGRGTVVTGRIETGIIKVGDEIEIVGMKDTTKTTCTGVEMFRKLLDEGRAG